Sequence from the Prunus persica cultivar Lovell chromosome G5, Prunus_persica_NCBIv2, whole genome shotgun sequence genome:
ATTAGTTTCTTGGACTAGTTTTGTCACACACTTCtgcatctcttttttcttacCCCAAAGAAGAATGTACAAGCCAATGATTACAATCACAGATCCCAACAAACTGTTCAATGTCAAATGCAGCACCAATGAGGAAAGTTAGCACCACAGGTAGCAATTATAAATAGTGTTTTCAAGTGCAGAACATATGGGAAAATTCACCTTCCAAAGTGGAGTTGTTCATGGAAAATGGGGATACCGATTAGCGCCGCCAGTATCTGAACGAGGGGGCTAAATGCTGCAGTAAACACAGGACCCCTTTTCTTGACACACCATGACATCCCCACAAAGCCTAAGCCAGATGCTATCATTCCCTGAACACATCAATAGTTCTCTAATGAACTCAGAAGTCACTCAGAGCATAAAATTGATTGGCTCTCtttttactaattttttttctttagaagAAAGGAATACTTACAGAAAACAGGACAGTGATGACTTGTGTCCTTCCCCTCAGAACCCACATGGAAAGGTTCCTTCCAGTGCAGAAACCCAAAATGGCAGACTGAATGGCACCAAAGAAAGTCATTATGGTTGTGCTAGAATATTGGCAGGGATACATCTTGCTTATGTTTGATTGTACAAGAAACCATGAAGACCATAAAAGGGTTCCTACAACCAAAGCTATTGAACCAATGGTCCAtctctctttgtttctgaTGTGGCTCAGCTTGGTCCCATGATCCATGGCTTGAGTGGTTGTGGCTTTTGAATGATCAAATAAAGGAGCTCCTTTGTAAAGAGTCAGTATAAAAGCACCACCAATGCACACCAGGGTACCAATTACTTTGGCTCTTCCACTGTTGCATTTTAAGTTCACTGTCTCTAACCTGTAAAAAAGGGAACAACATTTCATACAGAAGCCTAAAGATTCAAGAAACATGTAGTTGTGGTACTTAATGATTGAATTCGTACCCGAACGGTAATGCCATTATGAATGTGATCATAGGCACCATGTTGATGAAGGCACAGGCAAAAGTAGCAGATGTGTATTGAATTCCAAGGAGAAAGAAGTATTGTGTGATGGATGTCCTGCATAAAAGCGTTACTTAGGTTATGTGTTCAGCTCTGTAAGCACGAAAATAATGCAACTAACATGAACAGATGGAAATTCAGCATTAAGTCGAAGTTTTACGAACCCGACTATTGCACttaagaagaggaaaaatagAATGCGAAGTGTGAGTTTGGGTCTACTAGTCCTGCAAGCaagctttttttatatgaactagtaaatgaaacaaaacaaaaaagtacttcaaagaaaaaatggaaacaacAAAGGGAGTAAAGTCTTAAGCTAGCTAGAAACTGACGCTTGCCTACCTCTCCCGAAAGTAGCTAATTGGAGCTAAGAAAATGGTAGAAATTGTCAACCGGTACGTAATCAGAACCAAATGGTTCATTCCCTCATCAAGGACTTTCTTGAGAAGAATATTCACTATGGCGAAGCAGAAATCGATTGCTATCATAGCAATGAAAGGCTTCCATTCATCACAGCTCTTCATGACAGCCATTTAATATCCAACAAATCTTCAACAGTGAGACTAGAACCTCAGCTAGCTCTCACTCTcctgcaaagaaaaaaattctgcAGCTTAAACAACACACAGCACTCTAGGAGGAGGCAGAGCAAGACCTCTCAATTCTGCCTTTTTGCCAATGAAATTCTTATGCTTACTAAAGCACCTGAGGCAAACACCTGACTGATGAGCTAAATAGACAGGCTCCAGAATAAGTGGGCACAAAGCAAGATTAAAATTCTTCAAATCAAATCACTGCTTTAAGCAACCAACTTTGACATTATTTAATGTTTgattccctttctttttgcttttttttgaCTGATCCTTTCCGATATAGGGAGATTAATTGGGGAATCGTTTGCTAGGCCTGCACGGTTTATCAGGCATCAATCCATGATCTCATGCATCCCTAGCAGCTGTAGCCTTTGAGGTATATAGGCCATGAGTTTCCCATTtgcatatttcttttctttttttctttttgtgtatACTAAATCAGGTGATGATCTTCACAACAGTGAAGCTTCTTTAGTCAACAACTCTTACTATATTAGGCATCTTTTGAGTAGTGGTGTAGGAAAGAAATACTCTTACCTTCTTCTGTGCATGGCATCTAATACTTTCATCTCTGAAACATAAATAAACAGCATATGTACAACAACTATGTGGCCTAGAACAAAATGTCAAATCTTCCCCACCAAAAATCTTAAAGAAAACGAAAGAACCATAATGTTTTGAAACACGGTTTGCTCGCGAAGGATCCATTAGGGGAGTGGTTTGGAATAATTGCTCCTCTGGATTCGAGTCCTACCTTCAAAAATATGATTTGCTCAACTAACTTATTTTGATGAACCCATATGTTAATTGAGCATATACAAAAGATTGAAATGCccaactttaaaataaataaaaaacaaatgctGCATATGGATATATAGAGGATAATATTACttacacagagagagaaatgaatgAGCAGACAGGAAATTGTAGAAAATCAAAGCTTTCTGTTCATTCACAAAATGATAGGCATGATAATAAAGATGTGATGAGGCTAACATTATTGAATCAGGGTTGTCATTATCTTTAATAGCTAGCTTTTTGGTTGAGGTTGCTCtccttttcttcaaattttcagcAGTGTGGTACCAAATTCAAGAATCTATATGTCAAATAAGCTAGCTTTCTGGCATGACCACGACCATCAAACAGTTGCTTTTATGGGATGACTACGACcactcttttatttattgggACCCTTTGCATGTCCGTAGCTAACTTTTGTTAATTTGCAGGTTTTGCCGACGCCCTACTTCCACTAAGGATTTTAGCTCTAACTTTGCATATCTAGGGGATTAAACTATCCTATTATGAGCTGAAGAGAAATGCTTAGGTGGGCCACCGATGTGCGTGTGGATAATTTGTGACTGTAAATGCATGTGGATTTGATAATGAGGCGTGTGTATATTGGAAACTTGATATCTCTTGTGCGCCTACACATGCGACCGAACTTAGCAAAATCCTATGAGTCACTTTGATTTTGTTCGGCTTTGTGAGCCTATTTCCCATCACCTCAAAACTATCTTTTTCTCAAGTAGTTAGTGCATATCTATCTACCCACTCTTTTAGTGCAGATATTTAGGAGACACTGAAAAGTGCAAAGCTTCACTTGATACTAATCTATTGAGGGCATTCAGCCTCTTTCATGggttaaaaaccaaaaagcaaAAGTTAATTGCAACACAGGAATACATGTCCATGATTCATAAAAACCACTCATTCATGCACCTAATTAGCCCCAAAAGATTTATAAAAATGGAAAGTAAAAAGAGCTCCAATACATGAAGTACTTATATGCCATGTGTCAATGCAGAATAATATAccatttcaattaaaaatttccACGTGTGcaaatttgataattttgtcACTTTCTGCTTATTTACAtaaattgtttatatataattggGTCATTTATAGATGGAACTTGCTTAATAACATAAATGTTGAAACTATGCCACCACGATCCGCACATATGTACACCCTTCTATGCATATTGTTGAACctatattaagaattgaaattattaattaaatgagaataatatggtaaattcacattttttttatattaaaaaaattaaaattaaaaataaaatcatataatagGTTTTACTTTTatagaacataactacccatgttatcataaaattattaactcacgcatgtgccaaggggctagtaaaaaattaaaaaaataaataaacaaagagctcggattttctttttcaagtcaAATGATGGACTTGGTAAATTCCACAAtagaatattttttatatataaattactCTAAACTATAGCGAAGTCGATTTGTACTTGAGTGTCAAAGGACGGACTCACTTCCCTCGTCAAATGACCTAACTAACATctcccaaaataaaattaaaaagaaaaagtaaagctTTAaggaacacaaaaaaaaaaaaaaaaaccccccggtttttttaaaatgatatATAAACGCGTTACGGacgtaatttttttaaaattttcttaggAACGTTCAGGACGTACTTTGAACGCTAATTAATTGTAACTATATTGACGCAAGGCTCCCGCGTTCCGCGCTTGCTTTGAACGCAAGCTAACTATACATAAAACGACATCGGTTCAACGCAGGCGTCCCGCGCTCCCTGCTTACTTCGAACGCTAACTGTTCATATATAAACGCTTTGGGGCCCTCCTCGCTCCCAGACTCGTAAAACCATTTGGGCATTCTCCAATTCtccaaatccaacccaaatttCACAAACTTTCAGGTACTTCCAAAACCCTAATGTGTCATATTGTTATAATGTTTTAGTTGATGCTATTGGTTCCCAATTGCAGCCTGTTCCTGTAATTTTCTCGCATTAATTCAACTTGTATTTGAGCGATTTCTCACTTTCATTTGCCAATGCATGTTCGCCGTTAATTCTGGCTatgtttttgttgaattttgatATGCATTATTGCGATTGTTGTTGAATTTGTGTTCTGTTTTCGCTTCAGGTATCTATCTACAAGCTATCGCTGGAGATGTTTGGTTCAGTTGACAGTAAGCTCTCTTATCTCTATGTTTTTTGCATGATTTATGAGTCAAGATTTTGTTGCCGCATCTTATTTAACTGCATTCAGTaactttcaatttttccaTATGTGAACAagtgttttttgtgttttcttttttcaatcatATATCCTTTATTCTGGAGAAATCATGATGCTTTTTTTCCGCGCAAAAGTTATTTCAAAAAACTTGCGCCTTTGCACTAGCCTAGTTAATTGTTGGTGACAATTCTTTAaggccttttcttttcttttcatgttgAAACTAATTCTCTTTTTGGTTCTATGAACTTTGGTGGTGATTTAGAGATCATAAGGATGAATCAATTTTGAAGATATGCGTATATAGGACTTGTAACTGGTCATACacattttgtttgctttgttgTAACATGAACACGACCTGCATTTGCTAGCACTCTGTCAATGTGCTCTGGTTATTTTCATCCGGTGCTTTTAGGCCCTGGGAatatgtttgcttttcttctctgtgaaaaataagttaattCATGGAATATTGTTTTACAGTTCTTGAGCAATCATATAGAAGCCCATTTATGTCCCAGTCAGTTTCTAGGCAGACCCGCAATACTAGTAACGATCCTTCTGCTCCCCAGATCTTTGGTAGCACAACCCCATTTGGTCCACAAACAGGGAGTCCCATATTTGGGGTCACTTCGAATGGTGTATCTGCTGCAGCCCAATCTTCTACACCCTTTCCTTCCTCCATGACATTTGGTGCCTCATTCTCAACAGATTTTGGAAATACAATGTCTACTTTTGGAGCATCTTCTACTCCTGCTTTCAGCAGTTCATCGTTGCCCTCAATTGTTGGTAAGCCGGTGGATTATTTGGAATTTCTCCACTTTTTGTCCTTCATCGTTCTTCCACTGTTTCAGTGTTATATCATTATGGTGAAAGATGGTTATTAGAATCACTTACAATGTCACTTTCTTACGTATGAGATTATTGACCTTTGCTTGCATATTTAGTTGTCTGCTTTATTAAACTGCAAGTTTGTGCATGagtttctttttccaaaatttatgCCTATATATAAGTGGACTATGGTTTATGTATGACATTAAGATATTGTTGAAAATATTCTTTTCAATGTACATTTAATTGCTGGATCTGTCAGCTGACTTGTGAAACAAATTTTGTATGGTGTGGGAACTTCACTTGTGTCTTTAATTGGAAAGTGTCCTAGACTTATTTCCTTGCAAAATGAAATTGGATCATGATTTATGAGGTACTTAAATTATTGTGTaggtttctggttgtttgttcCCTTTGGTTCAACATGCACCCCAGCCTTTGGTTCTGCCAGCATGCCAGCTTTTGGTGCTACAAGCATCCCGGCCTTTGGTGGTACAAGCCCTTTCGGAAGCACAACTCAACCATCACATCCAGCATTTGGGAGCAGTATATTTGGTTCTTCCACGCCATTTGGTGGAT
This genomic interval carries:
- the LOC18777539 gene encoding WAT1-related protein At3g30340 isoform X3, translated to MAVMKSCDEWKPFIAMIAIDFCFAIVNILLKKVLDEGMNHLVLITYRLTISTIFLAPISYFRERTSITQYFFLLGIQYTSATFACAFINMVPMITFIMALPFGLETVNLKCNSGRAKVIGTLVCIGGAFILTLYKGAPLFDHSKATTTQAMDHGTKLSHIRNKERWTIGSIALVVGTLLWSSWFLVQSNISKMYPCQYSSTTIMTFFGAIQSAILGFCTGRNLSMWVLRGRTQVITVLFSGMIASGLGFVGMSWCVKKRGPVFTAAFSPLVQILAALIGIPIFHEQLHFGSLLGSVIVIIGLYILLWGKKKEMQKCVTKLVQETNAIKEQEPHLPAITVSIDSRCP
- the LOC18777539 gene encoding WAT1-related protein At3g30340 isoform X1, whose protein sequence is MAVMKSCDEWKPFIAMIAIDFCFAIVNILLKKVLDEGMNHLVLITYRLTISTIFLAPISYFRERTSRPKLTLRILFFLFLSAIVGTSITQYFFLLGIQYTSATFACAFINMVPMITFIMALPFGLETVNLKCNSGRAKVIGTLVCIGGAFILTLYKGAPLFDHSKATTTQAMDHGTKLSHIRNKERWTIGSIALVVGTLLWSSWFLVQSNISKMYPCQYSSTTIMTFFGAIQSAILGFCTGRNLSMWVLRGRTQVITVLFSGMIASGLGFVGMSWCVKKRGPVFTAAFSPLVQILAALIGIPIFHEQLHFGSLLGSVIVIIGLYILLWGKKKEMQKCVTKLVQETNAIKEQEPHLPAITVSIDSRCP